The segment AAGCTCTGGGACTTCAGTCTGAGCCCCAGCTGCATATCCATGAATCCCCGCATGACGGTCTTCAGCTCCGCACGGGTCTCCGGCTTCACATCCACGTTCCCCAGCCTGGTCAGATCCAGCGCCGCGAAGATCCGCAGCAGCTTCAAGGCACGCGGAGAAATCTCCATGGCCGGAGGATCGTTATGCCGGCAGCTACGGCAGAGGACTCCCCCCAGACGCGGACTGATTCTAAGCTCCTCATCCGGCTTGTCTTTGCCGCAGACGATACAGGAATCGAGCTGAGGCCCATAACCGGCAGCCTGCAGCACCTTCATTTCAAATACATTATTGATAATGCCGGGCTCTTTGTCTTCCTCCAATGCATTCAGGCAGGCGGTCAGCTGGCGGTACCAGAAGCTGCCTGTCTCTTCATCATGCAGCACCCGGTCCAGCAGCTCGCAGGCATAGGATGCATACGCCGCCTTGACCAGATCCTCGCGCAGCGGATGATGGGACTTCGTGATCTCGCCGGCATTCAGTGTTCCCAGTCCGCCGTTGTTGCGGAAGAACACGAACTCACCTGTTGTGAACAGCTGGATCAGGGCAGCATGACGGCTTTTGACCTTCTTGGCGCCCCGCACCAGAACCCCTACTTTACCGGCGTTCTCGGTGCAAAGCGTAATAATGGCGTTCCCTTCACCGTAGTCCATGCTGCGGATGACGATCCCTTCCACCCTGTATAGCATGCCTCTTCCCCCAACCACTCGGCAAGCAACCAGTCCTTATTGTGCTTCTTCATCGATGGCCATCTCTTCCTCCGCCGGCAGCGGTCCGCTGCCCTCGGGCGAATCCCCAGCTTCCCTGTACAGCAAATACGCATCGAGATCTCCAGTCATTGCAAAATACTTCCACGAAAAATTCCGCATTCGTATTCATCCTTTCTTCGGAAACACGATGTCTCTTCAGATGTAGGATGTGCGATGCCCCAGGATCTATCCGTGCAATTCCTGCCATGTTGAGGCGGCGTGAGAGGTGATCATTCTTTATGGAAGCCCAAATCCCGCAGAACGCGGTCCTGGTTACGCCAGTCTTTTTTCACCTTCACCCATAATTCTAGGAAAATCTTCGAGCCCAGCAGGTTCTCAATATCCGTCCGCGCCCGGCGTCCGACTTCCTTCAGCAGCGCCCCCTGCTTACCGATAATGATTCCCTTCTGGGAATCGCGCTCGACAAAGATAACCGCCGAAATATGCACAACCCCATTCGGTTCCACGCTCATATCCTCAATCGCCACGGCGATGGAATGCGGCACCTCTTCACGGGTCAGATGCAGAATCTTCTCGCGGATCAGCTCCGCGCAGACGAACTGCTCGGGGTGATCGGTAATCTGGTCGTCCGGGTAATACTGCGGGCCTTCCGGCAGGTATTTCTGCACCTGCTCCAGCAGCGTGTTGACGTTATTGCCCATCTTGGCTGAGATCGGCACGATCTCGGCGAACTCATGCAGCTTGTTATATTCCGTAATCATCGGCAGCAGCGCTTCCGGTTCAATCTTGTCAATCTTGTTCATGACCAGGATGACAGGAGTCTTAATGCTCCCGAGCTGTTCCGCAATAAAACGGTCCCCGCCGCCCATACCCTCGGAGGCATCGACAAGGAACAGTACCGCTTCCACTTCATGCAGCGTGCTCATCGCGGTCTGATTCATGTAATCGCCCAGTTTGGACTGTCTTTTATGGATACCCGGGGTGTCCAGGAATACAATCTGCGAATTATTCGCCGTATATACCCCGTGAATCTTGTTCCGGGTGGTCTGCGGCTTGTCCGACATAATGGCAATCTTCTGGCCGATTACCTGGTTCATGAGCGTTGATTTACCTACGTTTGGTCTGCCGATAATGGCGACAAACCCTGATTTGAATTTCATATGATCCTCCTATTTATCTTACAACTTGGTTGAAAGCGTTTCTGTCAAAAGCGTTCACCCTTAAAAGCGTTTCGATCCCCCTAAATCCCCCTTCGCCAAGGGGGACCCCAAGGGCCCCGGCCCTCTGGACACCCGGAACTGGCGTGGGCACAGCGGTTAGCGCGGTAAGTGACTGTGGAGCATGAGCGCTTACCGTTCCCTGCGGGAACACGCTTGACTGCGGCGCGGTTGATTGGCTGTGACCAGCATGCGGCGCGGGACAGGTAGCTGCGGAGCATGAACGCTTTTCGTTCCCTGCGGGAACACGCTTGAGTACGGCGCGGGAAAGATTAATTTGTTGAATACCTGAAGCCTGCCCATGCCCGCAACTAGCTTAGTTGTATTTTGTACACTTATTCTGCTCCAAATCAAAGGTTATTACGGTTTAGTTGTAATTCATACATCTATTTTCCTCTTCAACGTTACTTTTGGCGTTATCCGATGAATATAGTTGTACAAATTACACTTAAATCAACTTTTGAAGGGAATAGTGGAAAGTTAGTTGTACAATATACTGTTAACTCTGGAGCACGCTTGACTACAGCGCGGATGATTAGTTGGATACCGGAACGCTCGCCTGGCCCATGTCCCTGCACCTGCACCAGCACCAGCACCAGCACCAGCACCAGCACCAGCACCAGCACCAGCACCAGCAGGCTTAATTGTATTTTGTACAACAGAATAAGCAAATCTAAGGCTCTTTAACGGTTCTATTGTATTTTATACAGCAGATTTGCCGCAAACAGGCCATAAACAGGTTATTTCCCGTTTTCAATTGCACGAAATACAACAGAACCTATCTTGCATCCAATTTTGGCACAATCTATTGTACGTTATACAGTAGAGTGCCCAACAGCAGCAATATGTTGAAGTCCTTAGTACCAGCACCAGCCTGCTGTCATCACTCCGCACTCTGTCCCTGCGCCAGATCCGCAGGACCGAAGGCGCCGGGGAGCAGATCGCGCACGGTTGTCTCCACAATATCACCCTTGAGGTTGCCGAGAATAACCGGCATATCAGGTCCGCACAGCTCGACCATCACCTGCCGGCAGACGCCGCAAGGCGATACGGGGCCATCCGTGTCGGCCACGACAGCGATGGCTTTGAAGGTACCGGGCTTGTGCCCGTCCGCAATCGCGCGGAACATGGCCGTCCGCTCGCCGCAGTTGGTCGGGCCGTAAGCGGCATTCTCGATGTTGCAGCCGTGGTGGACCTTGCCATCCTGATCCAGAAGGGCTGCACCGACCCCGAAGCGGGAATAAGGTATATATGCATTGGCTCTTGCCTTGATCGCTTCTTGAAGAAGTAGCGCAGAATCCATAATTGTCCTCCTAAAAGTTTTATCAAGCATCCTCTTCATTGAAATCCCTTCGAGATAAAACTCGCTTCGTAAGCATAAGCCTAGTTTTATTGAGCACTCTCTTCATCGAATCTTCTTCGAAATAAAACTCGCTTCGTAAGCATAACCTTAGTTTTGGGAGCATGGCCCGAAAATATTATCCTAATTAAAGATGACGGAGCGCGCAAAGCGGGTCCGCCTCTTACACCAGCTGAAGTTGTAAACTGATTATGACATAAGACCTGTGATCCAGTCCATCACGGGATGATAAAAAACATAGATTCCGGCAATCACGGCAAACACCGCCGTAAGCAGCACGGCGCCTGCGGCGGTATCTTTGGCCTTCTTGGCCAAGGGGTGAACCTCAGGCGAAACCAGATCAATCGTCGCTTCAATCGCCGTGTTCAGCAGCTCGGCTGTCAGCACCAGCGTAATGGCCAGCAGCAGCAGCATCCAGCTTGACAGAGGAAGCCTGAACACAGCGGCGGCAATCACTACGATAACCGCAAGGCCGCTATGCACCTTCATGTTCAGCTCCGACCGGAATGCTGCCGCAATGCCGTGTGCGGCGAAGCGAAAGGAATGCCAGAATTTTTTGTGGCCCACCGCCGTATTCTTGACCATTAGCGTGTCAACCCGACCTGAGCCAGAGCCTTCTCCTGCTTGGACATCATTTCGGCCTCAGCCTCCGGCTCCTGATGATCATAACCCAGCAAATGCAGGAACCCGTGGACGAACAGGAAGCCCAGCTCCCGCTCCAGCGAATGGCCGTATTCCTCAGCCTGCTCCTGCGCCCGGGTAACCGAGATGATAATATCCCCAAGCACATTCGGTACTTCCTCCAGCTCTTCGTCCTCATCTGCCAGGTCGTACCGGATCTCCAGCTCATCTTCTCCGGCCTCATTCATCGCGAAGGAGAGCACATCGGTCGGACGGTCAATGCCGCGGTACTCGAGATTCAGCTCGTGAATGCGTTCGTTATTGACGAAGGTCAGATCCACTTCCCCCGTGTCAATCCCTTCCGCTTCCCCTGCTGTCTGCAGAATCCGCTCCAGCAGCTCGATCAGATCGCCGTTAATTTCATGTTCATCCTGTTCATTGTTCCAAACGACGCTCAGACTCATTTTTGATGGCCCCTTCCTCTTTTTTGGGCTTGCGCACATCCTCGGGGTATTCAATCCGGGAATGGAATATGCCCATTACCGTCTCTTTCAGTGTCCGTGAAATAATATCCAGCTCCTTGAGCGTCAGATCGCATTCATCGAACTGATGGTCATCCAGCCGGCTTTTGATAATTTTCTCAATCATGGTCTCCACCTGCACCACGGTTGGCTTGCGGAGCGAACGGACTGCGGCCTCCACACTGTCAGCGATCCCGACGACTGCGGATTCCTTCGACTGTGCCTTCGGGCCGGGATAACGGAAATCCTCCTCCGTGAAGTCCGGCTCTACACCCTTATCTTCTGCAAGCTTCAATGCCTTATGATAAAAATAATGCAGGAACGTCGTGCCGTGATGCTGCTCCGCAATATCGCGGATCGGCTTCGGCAGCTTGTATTCCTTCTGCATCTCCACCCCGTCCCGGGCGTGGGCCACAATGATCGACTTGCTCAGCTTCGGCTCAATCGAGTCATGCGGATTCTCCATATTGTTCTGGTTCTCTATGAAATAGAACGGGCGCTTCGTCTTGCCGATGTCATGATAATACGACCCTACCCGGCACAGCAAGCCGTCCGCACCAATCGCTTCGGCCGCAGCCTCGGACAGATTGCCTACCATCACGCTGTGGTGATAGGTTCCCGGCGTCTCTGTAAGCAGCTTGCGCAGCAGCGGATGGTTCGGGTTAGACAGCTCTACGAGCTTCAGGGCCGACAGAATGCCGAACGTTACCTCGAAGAACGGCATCAGGCCGATGACCAGCACTGCGGTAAGCAGACCCCCGGCAAAGGAGAAGCCCAGAGCATATAACGTATTCGTCTCGTTCCATACGCCGCCGCTCAGCATGGTCAGTATGGCTACGGTCAGGCAGCCGAGCAGGGACACCATAATACCACCCTTGAGCAGCGTTGAGCGCTGTCCGGCGCGGTGGGTCGAGAAGATGGCAACATAACTTACGATTAGGGCAAAGAAGCCGAAGGTGAAATCAAATATCGTATTCTGCTGGACATTCAGCAGGATACTGGCCAGAATGCTGAACAGAATGGAACAGAAATAAGCTAAGGTCATGTCCAGCAGCATGGAGATCAGCATCGCGCCCAGAGCCACAGGTGCCAGATAGCCTATATATGTCCGCACATCCGTTTGCAGGAAGGCCGTCAGCTTCATCATAACGATGGTAATGATAAAGACCAGAACCAGCATAAGCAGCTGGGAGTTATTGTATTTGAAGCCTGAGGCTCCGCCATTGTAGCGGATGAAAGTCATCAGGCCAAAGGACAGCAGTGCAGAGAGCAGGAGCAGGCCGAGCTGCGGCCAGTAATTAATCTCTTTGCTGAGCAGCCCGTTCTCATCCAGCAGCTTGTACAGCTCAGGGGTAATCTCCTGATTCTTGGCGACCAGCACATCCCCCTGCTCGATGAATACATCCGGTGTATTCTGACGGGCCTGCACCTTCGCTTCCTTGGTCGCGTCCTCGTCATAGAATTTGTTGGCGGTGATCACCAGCCGCACCAGCTCCTGAACCACCTCGCGGGCGGTCCGCTGGCCCAGCGAACTGACGCTGACCTGCTCAGCGACCTTAGCGCGCGCGCTCTGGGCGTCGGTAATCTGGTCGTTCATCAGCTTGGTGACAATATCCCGGGCCACCGGCTTCATTTCGATGATATCCTGCTGAGTCAAGCGCGGAATCTTGATATAGGTCTCTTCCGGAATGACGTAGGCCTGGTCCTTGATGACAGACTGCATTTCATTCAGCAGATGCTCGGAGTAAGTCCCGGCCTTTTGGCTGGCAGCCACAAAATTTAGGATAAAATCATTGGCCCGCCGCGGAATCTCTTCCCGGTAAATCTCCGTCTTCTCGCTCTGTGAAATCGTATCATCCTGATTTAGCCCGCCGATCCGGTCCAGCAGCAGAGTTACTAGATTCTCCGCCCGGATAGGAATAATGGCATAACGGTTGGTCACATTCTCTGCAGCAGTCTCCTGGGCCTTGAGCTTGGCGTTGGTGTCCAGGATTTGCTTGGGTGCTGTAATCTCCTTGGCACTGCGGGTTCCCTCTTTGATATCATACCTTTTGGGCAGCAGATCAGAGGACAGGCTGAGGTAGAAAACAACCGCGAGTAACAGGAAAAGAGCATAGCGCGACACCGCGCTATACTTCCATCCGCTGCTGCTATATACAAATCCGCTTAATTTCGATGGTTGCTTTGAGGCCATGAAGACAATCCCCTTTTTTATTGGAGGTTTTCGGCAGAGCGGTCATAGGCAACGATAATTTTCTGCACAAGGGAATGACGGACAACGTCCTGCTCAGCAAAGTATACAAAGCCAAGCTCCTCGATACCGGAAAGAATCGTTTTGGCTTCGATCAGCCCTGACTTCTTGCCGCGCGGCAAATCGATCTGGGTCACATCGCCCGTGATGACCATCTTGGAGCCGAAGCCCAGACGGGTGAGGAACATTTTCATTTGTTCGGGTGTGGTATTCTGCGCTTCATCCAGGATGATAAAAGCATCCTCCAGCGTACGCCCGCGCATATAGGCAAGCGGTGCAATCTCGATCAGCCCGCGCTCCAGCGCCTTCGCCACCTGATCAGGCCCCATAACGTCGTACAAGGCGTCGTAGAGCGGCCGCAGATACGGATCTACCTTCTCCTGCAAATCTCCCGGTAGGAAGCCCAGGTTCTCCCCGGCCTCTACAGCCGGACGCGTAAGCACGATCCGTTTGACCGAGCCTTCCTTCAGCGCCGTCACCGCGAGGACCACAGCCAGATAGGTCTTGCCGGTGCCCGCCGGGCCGATGCCGAAGACGATATCACGCTTTTTGATGGTGCTCACATAATGCTTCTGGCCAATCGTTTTGACACGGATCGGCTTGCCGCGGAATGTTGTCGTAATCTCGCCCTTGAACAGGTCCAGCAGCTGGTCGGCACGGAAATCCTTCGCCAGCTCCACGGCGTACTGCACATCGCGTTCGCTCAATATGTAACCCCCGCGTACGAGTGACAGCAGCACGTTGAAGAGCTGGCCCAGCATGTCCACTTCCCGCTCCGTACCGCGAATCGTGATTTCGGCCTCGCGTGAGTTAATAACTGCCGGAATTTCTTTCTCGATGATTTTCAGGAATCCATCCTGCGGGCCGAACAGGGATTGCGCTTCTCCCGCATTGTGCAAAGATATTTGAATGCTTGCAGTCTGTTCTGACAAGTAGCCTCATTCTCCTCAATTGTTTACTATCGGAAGCTCTTCCGCGATTCTCTCTTCCACCTCAAACAGCACTTTCATATAAACTTTACCATTCTCTTTCTTCTCATGCAAAATTTTTTGACTTTTGATGACGCTATCAGCGCCGTAACGCGCGAAAATATCGCTCTTGGCCCGCGTCAGCCCTTCTGCACGCGCGGCCTCCGAAGTAAGCGCTTCAGTGGTATATTTAATCTCCAGCTCCTTCTCGGTCATCAGGCCCAGCGGCAGCTGAAACGAGCGCCACGACAGCATGTCGGGCTCTGAAAGCGTACGAGACTTCGCAAACCCGGAGTCCCCGTAGCCCCATAGCTGAATTGCCCATTTGCCAAGAACGAGATAGGTGCGGTCCTTGCGTTCTCCTGTATACGCACTGCCCGTTCTTTTGAGCGGTACCTCCAGATTATATTCATGCCATACAAGGCCTTTGACCATGCCTTTGGCAACTACGAACTCTGTATTCTCCTCGTCACCAAGCGCTCCGGAGATGAGGATGTCCCCTTTTTTGACCCGCGAATTCCGGCTGACCACCGGTCTGCCCTGCTCCGCATAGATCTCAGTCACGACTGCATCGGTCCGGCTGATGAGATGGCGCTTGCTGAGCAGCGGTTTGTTATCCGGGCGGTCAGCTTCGACGACCTGTATGGTTATGCTCGTCCCGTTCCGGTGGAACCCGGCCCAAGTCAAGCCCGGAACCAGGGTGGTCAGCTCACGGGACAGCTCGTCCGATTCCTGCATGCGCCAAATCCACTGAAACGGATAGACGCCCTCCTTGCGTGCGGCTTCCAGGATGTCCTCGGTCGGAATGCGGGTATTCCCTTCAACCTTGACGCTCCAGATCATCGAGGAGAGCAGCAGCAGGCCTACACCGAAGATCAGCATACCTGCGGCAAAAAACTTCCGTCTCCACAAGCGCGCGAGGCGAAACGGAAGTCCGTGCCTGGCTGTAACATGCATACGGCAGCCTGT is part of the Paenibacillus sp. FSL M7-0420 genome and harbors:
- the recO gene encoding DNA repair protein RecO, with the translated sequence MLYRVEGIVIRSMDYGEGNAIITLCTENAGKVGVLVRGAKKVKSRHAALIQLFTTGEFVFFRNNGGLGTLNAGEITKSHHPLREDLVKAAYASYACELLDRVLHDEETGSFWYRQLTACLNALEEDKEPGIINNVFEMKVLQAAGYGPQLDSCIVCGKDKPDEELRISPRLGGVLCRSCRHNDPPAMEISPRALKLLRIFAALDLTRLGNVDVKPETRAELKTVMRGFMDMQLGLRLKSQSFLDQLDKYNI
- a CDS encoding YqzL family protein; this translates as MRNFSWKYFAMTGDLDAYLLYREAGDSPEGSGPLPAEEEMAIDEEAQ
- the era gene encoding GTPase Era, which encodes MKFKSGFVAIIGRPNVGKSTLMNQVIGQKIAIMSDKPQTTRNKIHGVYTANNSQIVFLDTPGIHKRQSKLGDYMNQTAMSTLHEVEAVLFLVDASEGMGGGDRFIAEQLGSIKTPVILVMNKIDKIEPEALLPMITEYNKLHEFAEIVPISAKMGNNVNTLLEQVQKYLPEGPQYYPDDQITDHPEQFVCAELIREKILHLTREEVPHSIAVAIEDMSVEPNGVVHISAVIFVERDSQKGIIIGKQGALLKEVGRRARTDIENLLGSKIFLELWVKVKKDWRNQDRVLRDLGFHKE
- a CDS encoding cytidine deaminase — translated: MDSALLLQEAIKARANAYIPYSRFGVGAALLDQDGKVHHGCNIENAAYGPTNCGERTAMFRAIADGHKPGTFKAIAVVADTDGPVSPCGVCRQVMVELCGPDMPVILGNLKGDIVETTVRDLLPGAFGPADLAQGQSAE
- a CDS encoding diacylglycerol kinase family protein, with the protein product MVKNTAVGHKKFWHSFRFAAHGIAAAFRSELNMKVHSGLAVIVVIAAAVFRLPLSSWMLLLLAITLVLTAELLNTAIEATIDLVSPEVHPLAKKAKDTAAGAVLLTAVFAVIAGIYVFYHPVMDWITGLMS
- the ybeY gene encoding rRNA maturation RNase YbeY, with product MSLSVVWNNEQDEHEINGDLIELLERILQTAGEAEGIDTGEVDLTFVNNERIHELNLEYRGIDRPTDVLSFAMNEAGEDELEIRYDLADEDEELEEVPNVLGDIIISVTRAQEQAEEYGHSLERELGFLFVHGFLHLLGYDHQEPEAEAEMMSKQEKALAQVGLTR
- a CDS encoding HD family phosphohydrolase, producing the protein MASKQPSKLSGFVYSSSGWKYSAVSRYALFLLLAVVFYLSLSSDLLPKRYDIKEGTRSAKEITAPKQILDTNAKLKAQETAAENVTNRYAIIPIRAENLVTLLLDRIGGLNQDDTISQSEKTEIYREEIPRRANDFILNFVAASQKAGTYSEHLLNEMQSVIKDQAYVIPEETYIKIPRLTQQDIIEMKPVARDIVTKLMNDQITDAQSARAKVAEQVSVSSLGQRTAREVVQELVRLVITANKFYDEDATKEAKVQARQNTPDVFIEQGDVLVAKNQEITPELYKLLDENGLLSKEINYWPQLGLLLLSALLSFGLMTFIRYNGGASGFKYNNSQLLMLVLVFIITIVMMKLTAFLQTDVRTYIGYLAPVALGAMLISMLLDMTLAYFCSILFSILASILLNVQQNTIFDFTFGFFALIVSYVAIFSTHRAGQRSTLLKGGIMVSLLGCLTVAILTMLSGGVWNETNTLYALGFSFAGGLLTAVLVIGLMPFFEVTFGILSALKLVELSNPNHPLLRKLLTETPGTYHHSVMVGNLSEAAAEAIGADGLLCRVGSYYHDIGKTKRPFYFIENQNNMENPHDSIEPKLSKSIIVAHARDGVEMQKEYKLPKPIRDIAEQHHGTTFLHYFYHKALKLAEDKGVEPDFTEEDFRYPGPKAQSKESAVVGIADSVEAAVRSLRKPTVVQVETMIEKIIKSRLDDHQFDECDLTLKELDIISRTLKETVMGIFHSRIEYPEDVRKPKKEEGAIKNESERRLEQ
- a CDS encoding PhoH family protein yields the protein MSEQTASIQISLHNAGEAQSLFGPQDGFLKIIEKEIPAVINSREAEITIRGTEREVDMLGQLFNVLLSLVRGGYILSERDVQYAVELAKDFRADQLLDLFKGEITTTFRGKPIRVKTIGQKHYVSTIKKRDIVFGIGPAGTGKTYLAVVLAVTALKEGSVKRIVLTRPAVEAGENLGFLPGDLQEKVDPYLRPLYDALYDVMGPDQVAKALERGLIEIAPLAYMRGRTLEDAFIILDEAQNTTPEQMKMFLTRLGFGSKMVITGDVTQIDLPRGKKSGLIEAKTILSGIEELGFVYFAEQDVVRHSLVQKIIVAYDRSAENLQ
- the yqfD gene encoding sporulation protein YqfD, which produces MKEPPLSSLRGFVTLHVSGPQVEKFINAVTGAGIIIWDVRPAGDGASLNLLLDDFFRLRPLLKKTGCRMHVTARHGLPFRLARLWRRKFFAAGMLIFGVGLLLLSSMIWSVKVEGNTRIPTEDILEAARKEGVYPFQWIWRMQESDELSRELTTLVPGLTWAGFHRNGTSITIQVVEADRPDNKPLLSKRHLISRTDAVVTEIYAEQGRPVVSRNSRVKKGDILISGALGDEENTEFVVAKGMVKGLVWHEYNLEVPLKRTGSAYTGERKDRTYLVLGKWAIQLWGYGDSGFAKSRTLSEPDMLSWRSFQLPLGLMTEKELEIKYTTEALTSEAARAEGLTRAKSDIFARYGADSVIKSQKILHEKKENGKVYMKVLFEVEERIAEELPIVNN